The DNA region ATACCATGGTGGAACTGCATAGCAACTTTACGGTGGATGGGTCGAAGGCAGTGCCGGGATCGCGTTATGCGGCGGATGGAACTTTTCCCACGAACCATGCCGAGCATGAGACGGTGGAGATTACGCAGGGTGTAACAAACTGGTCCGAGGTGGGCTTCTACATTTTTACGAGTGCAAGCGGAGCGACGGGATACCAGTGGGTGGGAGATCATATTCGGCCTCGGGTGCGGGTGCCGGATAGCTGGAAGTGGCCTGTGGGCGCCAGCCTCTCGATGGAGGTGGGATATCAGCGAGCGCGGTTTTCGCCGGATACATGGACGCTGGAGATACGGCCCATTGTGGATAAACAGATCGGGCGATGGTACTTCGCCTTCAATCCGGCAATGGATAGAAGTTTTCAAGGGCCGGGGACGAGCCAGGGCTTGACGTTCAGTCCGAATGTGAAGGTGAGCTACGACTTCACGAAGAAGATAACAGGCGGCCTGGAATATTACGCCGCTTATGGAGATTTGGCCGGGTTCGATAGTTTGCACGATCAGCAGCAGCAGATCTTTCCGGCGATTGATCTTAATTTATCGCCGAAGTGGGAGGTCAACTTCGGGGTCGGAATCGGTCCCACTGCATCTACTGATCATTGGATTGTGAAAGGAATTATTGGCCGCAGATTCACCTTCGGGCACCGTGACCGAGAGGCAGGAAAGACCACGGAGACGAAGCCAAAGCAATAGTTTGGTAAAGAGCAGGTCAATATGTGCTTGTGGATAACTTAGTTTATCAAATAATAATAATTATCGTTTGATATAGGGTACACTTGCTGGGTGCAGACTGCCGCCGCCAAGACGTTTCGTGAGCTTTGTGCTGAACATGGCATTGCCGTGACGCACCAGAGGCAGGTGCTGTACGAAGTGATGCAGGGAATGAGTGGGCATCCCAGCCCGGAAGAGGTTTATGCGCGGGTGAAGAAGAAGATTCCTGCTATCTCGTTAGCTACGGTTTACAAGAATATTAATCTCTTCGTGGAAAGCGGCGTCTTTCGCAAGATGAGCATGCATCATGGATCGGTGCGCGTGGAGATGAACAGCGAGGCACACCATCACATGGTGTGCTCGAAGTGTAAAGCGATCACCGATATAGGGGAACAAGAGTTGGGGTTGGTGTCGAAACGCACGCGTCTGCCGGGCGGTTTTCTGGTGGAGCGGTATGCGGTTGATGTAATTGGTCTGTGTCCGAAGTGTCAATAAGTCAGTAAGAAATCAGTAAGCCAGAGTGAACAGCGTAAGTCAGACGGGCCAAGGCCCGGAGAGATTTCGAGGTGATATATGGCAGACGAGAAGAAGAGCAAGATATTGACGACCGACGTTGGCCGGCCTGTAGGCGACAACCAGAACTCACTCACCGTGGGCCCGCGTGGGCCTATTGTGTTTGACGATTACCTGTTGTTTGAGAAGATGGCGCACTTCAACCGTGAGCGGATTCCGGAGCGCGTCGTTCATGCGAAGGGTTCGGGTGCGTATGGGACATTTACCTGTACCAATCCGGACATGAAGAAGTACACCACGGCGAAGTTATTCGATACTGTCGGCAAGAAGACGCCGACGCTGCTGCGTTTTTCGACTGTTGGCGGCGAAAAGGGCTCGGCGGATACGGAGCGCGATCCTCGCGGCTTTGCGTTGAAGTTTTATACGGAAGAGGGAAATTGGGATTTGGTCGGCAATAACACGCCGGTGTTTTTTATCCGCGATCCTTTGAAGTTTGGCGACTTTATTCATACGCAGAAGCGTGATCCTGAGACGAACTTGAAGTCGCCGCGCATGATGTGGGACTTCTGGTCGCTCTCGCCGGAGAGTCTGCACCAGGTGACGATCCTGTTCAGCGATCGTGGAACGCCGAAGGGTTTTCGCCATATGAATGGCTATGGCAGCCACACGTTCTCGCTGATCAACGCGAACAATGAGTTGTTCTATGTGAAATACCACTTCAAGACGAAGCAGGGAATCGATAACTTCACTGCCGAAGAAGCCAACCACATGAAATCGGTGGATATGGATTACTCGCAGAGCGACCTTTTTCATTCGATCGAAAAGGGTGACTTCCCGAAGTGGACGGTGCAGATTCAGATCATGCCCGAGGCTGAGGCGGCGACGTATCACATCAACCCATTCGATCTCACCAAGGTATGGCCGCATGGCGACTATCCAGTGATTGAGATCGGCGAGTTGGAATTGAATCGCAATCCGAAGAACTACTTTGCGGAGATTGAGCAGTCTGCGTTCGAGCCGCGCAATGTTGTGCCGGGCATGGGATTTTCTCCCGACAGGATGTTGCAGGCGAGGCTTATCAGCTATCCCGATGCGCACCGTTACCGGCTGGGAGTGAACTATGAGTCGTTGCCGGTGAACCAGCCACAATGCCCGTTTGCGACTTATCATCGCGATGGCTCGATGGTTTATGGAGACAACGGTGGTAACTCGCCTAACTACGAGCCAAATAGTTTCGGTGGCCCGAAGGAAGATCCAAAGTACAAAGAGCGGCCTACCACCTATGCGAATGCAACGGTAGCGCGGTATGACCATCGCGAACTTGATGGCGATTATTACACGCAGCCGGGGAACTTATTCCGACTGCTGAAGCCCGATGCTCAACAGCGGTTGTGCAGTAACATTGCGGCCGGGTTGGGGCAGGTGGAGCAACGGATTCAAGACTTACAGATCAATCATTTTTATAAGTGCGATCCTAAGTATGGTGAAGGTGTGACCAAGGCAATAGGACGTAAGATTGAAGAGATCGTAAAGAAGGAAGAGTTGGTAAACGCATAATAATTCAGCTGCTTCAAAGTAGGCGAAAATGGCCTGTTTACAGGCCATTTTCGCTATTCAGTACCTTATTTTCCTGATAAAATTGTACAGATAGATTGATGCCGTTTTACCGGTTTTTCCGATGAGCGGAAGGCCTGCAACTGTCTCTAAAAGGAGTTACTACATGTTACAAATTGGCGAAAAGTTTCCTAGTTACAGTGTTACGGCTACTGTTTCAACCGATAAGGATGAAGCAAAGGCGTTTACTACAATTACCGACGAATCTTATCCGGGTAAGTGGAAGCTGTATTTTTTCTGGCCGAAGGATTTTACGTTTGTATGCCCGACCGAGATTGCGGCCTTCGGAAAGTTGAATGGCGAGTTTGCGGATCGCGATTGCCAGATACTTGGCGGCAGCACCGACAATGAATATGTCCACGCTGCGTGGCGTACTCATCATGCCGATCTGAAGGACCTGCCCTTTCCGATGCTGTCGGATATCCGTCGCGATCTTTGCGGCCAACTGGGCATCTTGGATGAGCAGGCAGGAGTGGCGCAGCGGGCAACTTTCATCGTGGACCCGGAGAACGTGATTCGGTTTATCTATGTCACGGACCTATCGGTAGGCCGTAATCCGCAGGAGGTTTTGCGCGTGCTGGATGCGCTGCAGACCGATGAGCTGTGCCCCTGCAACTGGCAAAAGGGTGAATCTACGCTAGCGTAGTGTTGAGTGGTCAGGCGCGGCTGCCGAAGCGGCCGCGCCTTTTCTGTAGGATGAACCCGCAACGGGAGAGGATGGCAGAGATGGCATTGGAAGATTTGATCAGCGAGTTGCCCGCGTATGCGAAAGACTTGAAGCTGAACTACTCGTCGCTGGTGAAGCAGAATACCGAATTGACTCCGCAGCAGTTGTGGGGGACGGTCGTGGTGGCTGCGATTGCTACGCGAAGCGCAGAGCTGACGACGGAGGTGATCGCAGAGGCTGAGACGGTACTGAGCCCAACGGCGCTGGAGGCTGCGAAGGCCGCAGCGGCGATCATGGGGATGAACAATATCTACTACCGGTTTCATCATCTGACGAAGAATGAGAAGTATGCGACACTACCGTCGCGGCTGCGTATGAATGTGCTTCGCGGGCATTCCATTGAGCCGGTGGACTTTGAGCTGTGGTGCCTGGTGGTGAGCGCGGTGAATGCATGTGACAAGTGCGTTGATTCGCATGAAAAGGTGCTGCGGGAGAAGGGCGCGACGGAAGAATTGATCAATGCTGCGATCCGAGTGGCGTCGGTGATTCATGCTATTGGGGTTGTGTTGGACTCGGAGAAGGCTTCGCCCACCGCTACTGCTTAGGCATCGTATCTTCGCAAGGCGAGAAAGGACACGGGCATAGGCTCGCGTCCTTTTTCATTTGATGATTGCCTGATGCCAGGGCTTGCGTCCGAGATACCACTGCGGTTTCCATGTGGTGTTTGACAGCCAGTTGATCGGGGCGACCATGGAGGAGATGGCGTTAGTCATGTGGGTGAAGTCGATGGTGCGCAGTTTGTCGCTGGGCTGGTGATAGTCCTTGTGGAGGCCGAAGCTGGAGATGGTCTGCGCGATGATGCCCTGGAGGGCGAGAGCGTAGTTGTCGGAACGGCGAAAGAAATGCTGTCCGAAGTGGGGATCGTTGACCAGGTGAGCGCCGTGCCGTGTCAGTTCGGGGCCGAGATTGGTGCGGTTGAAGCCGGTGAGCCACAGCGTTCCGGCGGGAACAGCGGGATCGGGGCGGCCGATCATCTCGAATTCGAGATCGGTGATGATGCTGGTGAGCGGAACGGGCGGGTGGGCGAGGAAGGCGCGATTGCCGAAGCCGCCGATCTCTTCCGAGCCAAAGAGAGCGAAGACGATGGTTCGACTAGGGTGGCGTCCGGTGGCGAAAATGTGGGCGAGGGCTAGAACGGCGGTTGTTCCAGAGGCGTCGTCGTCGGCACCGTTGTAGATAGTGTCGCCGTTGACGGCGGGGCTAATGCCGAGGTGGTCGAGGTGCGCGGTCAGGAGGATGACTTCGTTGGGTGACGTGGTTCCGCGAAGGATGGCGATGGCATTCCAGGTCTCTCTGCGGGGCGTGTCTTCGAACTTGGAAAGGCGTTGCTTGATGTCCGCGGGAAGAGGATTGGGAAGCAGTGTCTTCTGCAGGAAGGTACCGTTGTCGCCGCCGGGTTCGAGGCCGAGAGACTGGAACTGCGAGGCTGCGAAGAGGGCCGCGATGTGCTCATCGCGTGTGGCGGAGCCGCGTCCGTGGAGCTCGTCGTCGGCCAGGAATGCCATGTCGGCGCGGATCTCGCGCTGAAGTTCGGGAAGAAGAGGCGCCGTTCGCGGGGCGCGTGAGTCCAACGATTGGATTCCCTGACCATAGAAGGCGGGAAGGGCAATGAGTATGCAGAGAAGCGCTGCAATTTTTGGGAGAGGCACGCTCCTGGACGAAGACATGGCGCAGATTATATCGGAGCGTGAGCGAGAATCATTTTGAGAAGCTCTCGCAGGCTGCGAAGATGATTGCAAGAGGTTTAAGAATGATGGGATGGGCCGAAAGAACGCGGTGGCTGATCTCTGCTGTTGCGGTGGTTGGGCTGACGGTTCTGACTGGGTGCGGTGGCTTTTTTGTTCCGGTCGTTCCGGTCCCTCCGGGATCGACGGGGAATTTTGTATACGTTGCCAACACGACGGGAGTTCCTCCGTCCGGAGCAAATTCAGCGACAGGCACGGTAAGCGGCTTTGCAGTGGGTACGGGGAAGTTGACGGGGGTGTCGGGTTCGCCGTTGACGGTGGGATATACGCCGCTTGCGATGACGGTGACGCGGGACAATAAGTTTTTGTATGTGGCGACGCTGGGCAACATCAATGTGTACACGATCAACGCCGACGGCTCGTTGACGGGCGCGAGCGGCGGCACGAGCGTCGCGATCGCGAATGTAGTTTCGATGGACGTGTCTCCCGATGGGCAGTGGCTGCTTGCTTTGGACGGCACGAGCCTGCAGGCACAGATCGATGTATTTCAGATCAATACGTCGACGGGAGCGTTGGCGGTGGCATCGAATGGAACCCTGGCGATTCCCAATGCGGTGATTGTTCCAAAGATGCTGAAGATATCTCCGAATGGGGCATATGTGTTTGCTGCGTTGGGGTCGGGCGGAGATGCGATCTTCACCTTCGATACATCGACGGGCACGGCGATTGGCGTTCTGAATCTCACCGTGTCGAAGACGACCAGCGATAACGGCCTCGCCGTCGACAGCGCTTCGGCGAACCTCTACATCGCTCGCAGTGGGACCGGCGGTGGCGTGCACGTCTTTGGCATCGGTTCGGGGGGGACGCTGAACGAGATTGCCGCCTCGCCTTTCGACTCCGGAGGGCAGGCGTATTCGGTGGTGTTGGACAATACGGGCAAGTATGCCTACGCAGCGAACCGGACGAACGGGACGATCTATGGCTATTCGATTGGTGCGGGCGCGGTGCTTACGGCGCTGGAAGGATCTCCATATACGAGTGGCAAGTTGGTGACGTCATTAGGGATGGATAGTACGGGGAATTATCTGCTGGCGGCGGCGTTTGGGGGTGGCCCTGACCTTTCGATGTACAGCTTCGATACGACTACTCCGGGAAAGCTGATTCTTGCGACCAGTACGACGACGGGCACGGACCCGACTGGGGCGATTGCGGTTGCGTTGACGCACTAGGGCAGTAACTCATCTTGTTCGTGCGAGGGATTGAGGCCAATCGATGAACAACGGCTCGTGACTTCAGTGCATCGGCCGGTAGTATGGATATAGCAGCCCCCGAGTTTTGCTGGAGTTTTAGAGCTATTTTTTCCTTTTTCTGTCAATCCGTTCCCAGACGATCCGTTCCCAGACGAAATGCAATTTGGCTTGCTGCCTGCGCGACGATGTCGGTGTGCGTGCTGATCAGTATCAGCGGCTGCTCGCGGCTGCGGCCAAAGCCGCCTCGTGAGTATGTGTACGTGACGGCGAAGAAGACCTATCTGCGCGACCGCGTGGCGGCGGTGTCGAACCGGACTGCCGATGTCGAGAATGGCGACAAGCTGCAGGTGCTCGACCATGGACGGCGCTTCCTCAAGGTGCAGACCGGCAAGGGCGAGCAGGGATGGATTAACGAGAAGCTGGTGGCGACGCAGGCCCTCTTCGACCAGTTTGCTGCGTTGACGAAGGATCATGAAAAAGATCCGGTGGTGGCGTCGGGCGTGGTGCGCGACGACGTTTATATGCACCTCACTCCGGGACGCGAGACGGAACACTTCTACCGGCTGGCCGAGGGCGAGAAGCTGAAGCTGCTGCGACGCGCTACGCTGCCGAAACCGCTGCCGCCGGGCCTTCGGCCGGTTGCGCCTGTGGTGGTGAAGGGCAAGGCTGTCGTGGCCGAGGCTCCAGCGCCTCCCGCGATGGACGACTGGTGGCTGGTGCGTGATGCCAGGGGCGACGCGGGCTGGGTTTATAGCAGGCTGATCGATGTGGATGCTCCGGATGCGCTGGTGCGCTATTCGGAAGGCCAGCGGATTGTCGGCGCGTATGTTCTGGCCAAGGTGTACGACCCTGAGGCTTCGCAGGACGATAAGAACATCGCTGAGTATGTGACGGTTACGAGTCCATATCAAGCCGGACTCCCTTATGACTTCAACCAGGTGCGCGTCTTTATCTGGAACGTGAAGAAGCACCGGTACGAGACTGCCTACCGCGACAAGAACATCGAGGGCTATCTGCCGGTGAAGGTGACCATGGCGAGTGACCCTTACGGTAAGGCTCCGGCATCGATGACTGTGGCTCCAACTTACAGCTATCGTGTGCTGGCCGACGATGCTTCGCCGGTGGTGCCCGATCCAGTGACAGGGGCAATTGTGCCGGGTAAGACCGTGCTGAAGACCTATCGGCTGGAAGGAAATCTGGTGCGGAGGGTTCTGTCTCCCAATGCGACGGCTCCGGAGGAGGCGCATCCTGAGCCGGTCGTGAAGAAGGCAAAGAAGGCCCCGAGGAGCAGGCGTAGGAGATAAGTCTCTCCAATGGTGCTGCAGTGGTATAAGTGGCTGTACGATTTACCGGCGACTGGGAGCACGGATGATTCTTCCCCCGCATGAGATTGCGCTGCGGCTGGTTACGGCCACGGTGCTGGCAGGCCTTGTCGGCCTCGATCGAGAACATCGCCGAAGCGCGGCTGGGCTGCGAACTCATGCTTTGGTGGGGATGTCGTCCTGCCTGCTGATGATCGTGTCAGCCTTTGGCTTCGCGGATATTCTGGGCACTCCCGGCGTGGGATTGGATCCGTCGCGTATTGCGGCGCAGATTGTGACCGGCATCGGTTTTCTGGGGGCGGGCACGATCATCGCTCACGGCGAATCGGTCCGTGGATTGACGACCGCGGCGAGTATATGGACGGTTGCCGCGCTTGGGATCGCAGTCGGCGGCGGCATGTATCGCGCTGCGATTCTTGCCACCGCGCTCGCTCTGATGGTGCTTCTGGTGATGCGACCGATAGAGCGGCGGTTGGACATGCGCTGGCGTAAGCAGACGATCAACGCGCTCTACGATCCCAAGATCGTTTCGCCGGAGGTAATTTTAGTAGCGCTTCGGCGCGTCAACCTTAGCGTTACAGGCCTCAGCGTAGAAGCGCAACCCGACAGTGGTAAAGAGCAGATTGAGATCACGCTCAGCCAGAGTGGGGCCGCGACTTTGCAGAATGCGCTGCAGGTCGTGGCTCAATTAGAGGGTGTGCAGAGCGCAAAGGCCGAATAGCCGCTCATGCGGGTGGAACATTTTTTGCAGATCGTATGGATTTTTCCCGATCTGGCGAAAGACGAATACCGAGGGCTCTCCACTGCCCAACCAACGGTCTCCCTGTATTTACAGAGATATCGTATTCATCAAAATATTGAAAATATTCAAGTGTAGAAAGTGGCGATGGCTTCTGCCACCGTCTGCTGTTCGTCGTCGCGTAGTTCGGGATAAATCGGCAGGGCGAGAACTTCGTCGGCTGCGGTTTCGCTGACGGGGAAGTCGCCGCGCTTGTAGCCGAGGTCGGCGAGGCTGGTCTGCAAGTGCAGCGGCAGAGGGTAGTAGATCTCGCTGCCAATTTGGCGGTCGCTAAGGTGCTGGCGCAGGGCGTCGCGTCGCGGTGCGCGGATGACGTACTGGTGGAAGACGTGCGTGGCGCGAGGATCGGTGACGGGTAGCACGATGCCTTCGTTGGGGGAGGTAGCGGTCAGTCCAGCATCGCGGAGCAGTTGATCGTAGCGTGCGGCGCGGTCCCGTCGCTGCTGGTTCCACTCGGGCAAATAGCGCAATTTGACTTCGAGTACGGCGGCCTGGATGGTGTCGAGGCGGGAGTTCCAGCCAACCTCGTCGTGGAAGTAGCGGCGGCGCATTCCGTGAGCTCGCAACATGCGAGCGCGCTCGTCGTATGCGTCAGAGAGCGTGGTCAGCAGGCCGGCATCGCCAAAGGCGCTGAGGTTCTTGGTGGGGTAGAAGCTGAAGGCGGCGAGGTCGCCGAGCGCTCCGGCTGGGGTGCCGTTCCAGGCCGCACCGAAGGCTTGTGCGGCATCTTCGATGAGGAGAAGGTTGTAACGCTGCTTCAGGGCATTGAAGGCGTCCCAATCGGCACACTGGCCGTAGAGATGAACGGGCAGGACAGCTTTGACATTGGCTCCGGCCGGAGTGTTCAGGACCCTTGCAACCGCATCGGCGGAGAGGTTGAAGGTCAAAGGATCTATATCTGCCAGAAGAGGTTGCGCACCGCAGCGCAGGATAGAGCTGACCGAGGCGAAGAAGCTGAAGGGGGTGGTAATAACGGCGTCGCCAGGCCCGATTCCGGCGGCGGCCATGGCCAGCCAAAGGGCGTCGGTGCCGCTGGCACAGCCGATGGCGTGGGGTGCTGCGCAGGCGGTCGCGGCCGCGTGCTCGAAGCTGGTGACCTGGGGGCCGTGGATAAATTGCTGGGAGTCGCAGACGCTTTCGATGGCG from Edaphobacter paludis includes:
- a CDS encoding DegT/DnrJ/EryC1/StrS family aminotransferase; the protein is MAENSQPVPMLDFARQFAAIRPEVLTAIESVCDSQQFIHGPQVTSFEHAAATACAAPHAIGCASGTDALWLAMAAAGIGPGDAVITTPFSFFASVSSILRCGAQPLLADIDPLTFNLSADAVARVLNTPAGANVKAVLPVHLYGQCADWDAFNALKQRYNLLLIEDAAQAFGAAWNGTPAGALGDLAAFSFYPTKNLSAFGDAGLLTTLSDAYDERARMLRAHGMRRRYFHDEVGWNSRLDTIQAAVLEVKLRYLPEWNQQRRDRAARYDQLLRDAGLTATSPNEGIVLPVTDPRATHVFHQYVIRAPRRDALRQHLSDRQIGSEIYYPLPLHLQTSLADLGYKRGDFPVSETAADEVLALPIYPELRDDEQQTVAEAIATFYT
- a CDS encoding carboxymuconolactone decarboxylase family protein, with translation MALEDLISELPAYAKDLKLNYSSLVKQNTELTPQQLWGTVVVAAIATRSAELTTEVIAEAETVLSPTALEAAKAAAAIMGMNNIYYRFHHLTKNEKYATLPSRLRMNVLRGHSIEPVDFELWCLVVSAVNACDKCVDSHEKVLREKGATEELINAAIRVASVIHAIGVVLDSEKASPTATA
- a CDS encoding SH3 domain-containing protein is translated as MLISISGCSRLRPKPPREYVYVTAKKTYLRDRVAAVSNRTADVENGDKLQVLDHGRRFLKVQTGKGEQGWINEKLVATQALFDQFAALTKDHEKDPVVASGVVRDDVYMHLTPGRETEHFYRLAEGEKLKLLRRATLPKPLPPGLRPVAPVVVKGKAVVAEAPAPPAMDDWWLVRDARGDAGWVYSRLIDVDAPDALVRYSEGQRIVGAYVLAKVYDPEASQDDKNIAEYVTVTSPYQAGLPYDFNQVRVFIWNVKKHRYETAYRDKNIEGYLPVKVTMASDPYGKAPASMTVAPTYSYRVLADDASPVVPDPVTGAIVPGKTVLKTYRLEGNLVRRVLSPNATAPEEAHPEPVVKKAKKAPRSRRRR
- a CDS encoding M28 family peptidase, which produces MPLPKIAALLCILIALPAFYGQGIQSLDSRAPRTAPLLPELQREIRADMAFLADDELHGRGSATRDEHIAALFAASQFQSLGLEPGGDNGTFLQKTLLPNPLPADIKQRLSKFEDTPRRETWNAIAILRGTTSPNEVILLTAHLDHLGISPAVNGDTIYNGADDDASGTTAVLALAHIFATGRHPSRTIVFALFGSEEIGGFGNRAFLAHPPVPLTSIITDLEFEMIGRPDPAVPAGTLWLTGFNRTNLGPELTRHGAHLVNDPHFGQHFFRRSDNYALALQGIIAQTISSFGLHKDYHQPSDKLRTIDFTHMTNAISSMVAPINWLSNTTWKPQWYLGRKPWHQAIIK
- a CDS encoding MgtC/SapB family protein produces the protein MILPPHEIALRLVTATVLAGLVGLDREHRRSAAGLRTHALVGMSSCLLMIVSAFGFADILGTPGVGLDPSRIAAQIVTGIGFLGAGTIIAHGESVRGLTTAASIWTVAALGIAVGGGMYRAAILATALALMVLLVMRPIERRLDMRWRKQTINALYDPKIVSPEVILVALRRVNLSVTGLSVEAQPDSGKEQIEITLSQSGAATLQNALQVVAQLEGVQSAKAE
- a CDS encoding beta-propeller fold lactonase family protein, whose amino-acid sequence is MSENHFEKLSQAAKMIARGLRMMGWAERTRWLISAVAVVGLTVLTGCGGFFVPVVPVPPGSTGNFVYVANTTGVPPSGANSATGTVSGFAVGTGKLTGVSGSPLTVGYTPLAMTVTRDNKFLYVATLGNINVYTINADGSLTGASGGTSVAIANVVSMDVSPDGQWLLALDGTSLQAQIDVFQINTSTGALAVASNGTLAIPNAVIVPKMLKISPNGAYVFAALGSGGDAIFTFDTSTGTAIGVLNLTVSKTTSDNGLAVDSASANLYIARSGTGGGVHVFGIGSGGTLNEIAASPFDSGGQAYSVVLDNTGKYAYAANRTNGTIYGYSIGAGAVLTALEGSPYTSGKLVTSLGMDSTGNYLLAAAFGGGPDLSMYSFDTTTPGKLILATSTTTGTDPTGAIAVALTH
- a CDS encoding peroxiredoxin; the protein is MLQIGEKFPSYSVTATVSTDKDEAKAFTTITDESYPGKWKLYFFWPKDFTFVCPTEIAAFGKLNGEFADRDCQILGGSTDNEYVHAAWRTHHADLKDLPFPMLSDIRRDLCGQLGILDEQAGVAQRATFIVDPENVIRFIYVTDLSVGRNPQEVLRVLDALQTDELCPCNWQKGESTLA
- a CDS encoding transcriptional repressor, which gives rise to MQTAAAKTFRELCAEHGIAVTHQRQVLYEVMQGMSGHPSPEEVYARVKKKIPAISLATVYKNINLFVESGVFRKMSMHHGSVRVEMNSEAHHHMVCSKCKAITDIGEQELGLVSKRTRLPGGFLVERYAVDVIGLCPKCQ
- a CDS encoding catalase codes for the protein MADEKKSKILTTDVGRPVGDNQNSLTVGPRGPIVFDDYLLFEKMAHFNRERIPERVVHAKGSGAYGTFTCTNPDMKKYTTAKLFDTVGKKTPTLLRFSTVGGEKGSADTERDPRGFALKFYTEEGNWDLVGNNTPVFFIRDPLKFGDFIHTQKRDPETNLKSPRMMWDFWSLSPESLHQVTILFSDRGTPKGFRHMNGYGSHTFSLINANNELFYVKYHFKTKQGIDNFTAEEANHMKSVDMDYSQSDLFHSIEKGDFPKWTVQIQIMPEAEAATYHINPFDLTKVWPHGDYPVIEIGELELNRNPKNYFAEIEQSAFEPRNVVPGMGFSPDRMLQARLISYPDAHRYRLGVNYESLPVNQPQCPFATYHRDGSMVYGDNGGNSPNYEPNSFGGPKEDPKYKERPTTYANATVARYDHRELDGDYYTQPGNLFRLLKPDAQQRLCSNIAAGLGQVEQRIQDLQINHFYKCDPKYGEGVTKAIGRKIEEIVKKEELVNA